A single region of the Methanobacteriaceae archaeon genome encodes:
- a CDS encoding DUF1890 domain-containing protein yields MKALILLGCPEIPAQTPMAVYASNKLTKMGYDTTIAANPAASKLVRISDPEELYNLNLVDLERTLGEINEGDYDLLVGFVHKDAAASFFVTFDQILNTKSLALVFSRDMDEIEEFVSMIEESGSNALIAAVRAFHNPSPIKVKFDKAIKEFE; encoded by the coding sequence ATGAAAGCTTTAATTTTACTCGGATGTCCTGAAATTCCAGCACAAACTCCAATGGCAGTTTATGCTTCTAATAAATTAACAAAAATGGGTTATGATACAACAATTGCAGCTAATCCTGCAGCATCAAAATTAGTAAGAATATCTGACCCTGAAGAATTATATAACCTTAATTTAGTTGATTTGGAAAGAACTTTAGGCGAAATCAACGAAGGAGATTATGATTTACTTGTTGGTTTTGTACATAAAGATGCAGCAGCTTCATTTTTCGTAACATTTGACCAAATTCTCAATACAAAATCCCTTGCATTAGTATTCTCAAGAGATATGGATGAAATTGAAGAATTCGTCTCTATGATTGAAGAAAGTGGAAGCAATGCTTTAATTGCAGCTGTAAGAGCATTCCATAATCCTTCACCAATTAAAGTTAAATTTGATAAA